The DNA window GGGCCGCAGACTGACCAGCACCACATTCCCAACAAAGGGAACAGGGGAAGTGTTGCAAACCACAACCAGGGAACTTAAGGATGAGGAGATACCTGGTATTCTAGCAGAGGAATTTGGAGTTGTACTAAATTCTCCACTTATACCAAAGGATGAGACAATCACACCACCGCCAGTCATGTACTGATCATGCTTCCACATTGGAAATCTTTACACCTCCATAGACAGAATTATGCGAAATATGTATCTTCTCATTGAGATGACTGCAAAATGTCTTTGATTCATACATGTGATACAAGATTTTAAAGTAATTAACACAGTACTTTGCTCGTCTTGAGAACAGATGAAACAAAAGATAAATTCTCAGTTTgatttaataaattaaacatacacttttaagatgtacaaTGTTCATTACATGAATCCACATCTTTAAGACAAAGTCTGCGTTCAAAGTATTTACACATGTACAATTATCAGGCAGCACTTTACAAAGCAAGGCATTAACGACAACACAGATGTTGAGCTTCAAATCAAACCTCTAACCTTCACCCTCCTGCCTACTCCGTTTGCCTGAGGGGGAATACTCAGCTGTCCCATGATTATAATACATTTTCCCATCCCACCTTCGATGGGCATGaaagggaataaaaaaaaaataattgaacgGCATCCATCAAAAAAGGATTATGGTCTAAGGACTGAGTTGAAAATCAAAAAGGGGGGGgtagggagggggggagagacaggATGTACGCAGGGTAATGGGTGCAAAAATGTGGCAACGTGTGACACATATCTACTCTGCGACAGGGTTGGGGGGCGGGACTGAGCTTGCTCTTGCAGCTTTCCGTTCGTAGTTGACAAGCCTCTGTCCAACCAGGTACCTGTAAAGAGAGAGATTATCACAATAATATTAACATCCAAATTGTAAAATACACGTTGGCTTCTACAGATGGGTCCACGCTGAAAGATCCTTACTTGTCGTTCTTGATGTGTTCATAGAGGCGTTTAAACTGTCGGATCTGGAAGGACAGGATGCCGATAAGTGAAACCACCATCAAGAGGAAAGGGTAGATTCTTCTCTGCATTAGAATCTCCATCTCTGGGGTAACTCCTGCAAAAGTAATGCACTTCAGTTATAAATAGTTTCAGTGAATGCCCCATTAGCTGACACTGCAGTCACTGTAACATCTGGAGATAAGAAGGAACATAGTATTGGGGTGAAAACTTCATAACGTATTCACAGTATTAATCTAATGGAAAATGCCAGTGCTTGAAGTGGATTTAAGTGAACAAGGCCAGTGCTTTATTCCTCTCCTTTGCAATTGATATAGTATGCTTTTCATAGCACAGCGAACTACCCATAGTTTGCTGATATTTGTCTCTTAGTTTGGTGCTCAAgttatggagagaaaaaaaaaccttgaaccGAGAAGGTGAACTAAACAAACCAAGAGAGAAAAGAACTACATAAGTAGTAATGAACTTTCTAATTGATTCCCATGTACACATGTCCTCAGACACTCACCCACAGCAGGAACCACCCCGGCAGCGATCACATATGGCACGCACAAGGACAGCAGCAGGACTGAGATGACCGGAGCTGCCAGTTTACGGATGATGAACTGGAGGTCAATGTTGCGAATTCCGTTTGCGTAAACCTGAGGAGCCAGTTTACAGTTATTATACTGTGCAGCTAACTACAATGTAATTGATCCCTTTTCTTATCGCTCTCTTTACAGCAGGAAGGAATGCAGAGTCAGCTACAAAACAGCAGGTACTTGTTTCTTATCCGGTCAAGAGACAAAAAACTATTTCTTATTTACAGAAGTGAATACGTGTTGGTTTAAGGTGTAATATCCATCCAAACCCCACCTGCTCAATAACAGTCTTCAGCCACCACTGAGGGCCCATGAGTGTGATGGCAGCAATGATTTTGGCATGGAGCACTCCGAGAGCCCAGTCCTGTAGATAACAGAAAGATCGATGGATGAACATGGATATAAGAACTGGGAATTAGGTGACAATATTGGGCAAACAGGGTACAACACAATACCCATGCACAAAAATGAACTGCTAAAAGGAAGTCTTTAAAGAGAGATGGAAAAAGCAAGACATACCCATACAACACAGACCCACTATCATACCTGCCAAGGGTAGAAGAGGGGTGTTTGGTCCAGGGGGACCCTGAGTGGAGCCACAATGACCAGTTCAAACAGCAGGCCCAGTAGCAACGGGATGACTCCGGCGACCAGCAGAGCTACAACCAGGGTCTTCAGAATCTGCACAAACAGCGCGACGACATACAAAATGAACATGATTAATCATAAAACATGTATACCTATTAATAGGTAGTTTAAGTGTTATTCCTCTTTCTTCCTTCATGGGACAAAACTGCTGCAGCACCGGCAGAGTTAATGACAAGGTTGAGATATTACTACTAAGATGCCGGAAAATTAGAGAATTCTTTATTTCCCAAGTACATTTTACAAATACGAGCAATGtatcctctgcatttaacccatcctaactaTTTAGGAGCAGTGGGGAGCCATAGCCCGGCCCAGTTTTGGCGTTTGGTCAAAAATAGAGGCTGCTACCATGAGTGTCCACTCCTGGACTTTGTGTGCGATGACGGTGCGTCCCTGGGGCATCCAGGCCAGCAGCACGGTGACTCCGCGGATAGACAGCCAGCAGACATACAGGCCACACGCTGCCGTGTACAGCTCGTGGATTTTGGAGCTTCCTGTCCAGAAGGACATCAGCCAGCGTCCGGTGAACACTGAAACACATATgtgacaaacaaaacatgacCTCTCTTCAGCTTTCCAATTTTAAAACAGAACTGCTTAAACAgcagagacgtgtgtgtgtgtgtgtgtgtgtgtatatatatatatatatatattcaccctTTAATTATGGTTTGGGTGTGGgtttgcaaagaaaaaaataaattgctgGTTGTCTTTTATGCCACCACATCTTACCTGGTAGGGTTAGGCACACCAGGCTGGCCACCAGCAGAGTGATGCACATGAATGCTATCAGCAACACAATctggagaaaagaagaaagtttaAGAATACAAGTTAATGTAATGATGTAACCAAGCTTGGACATATCTGATTATGCTTCTCTACACTTCTCTTCTTTTCTACACTGTAGAAATGTGTCTATGTTGTACATTATAAACTACAATTGGAATGCATAGGACAATTATAAGATCAAGGCTTTTaacatgagggaggaggagtgTAATAACTGGGAGTTGAGTTGTATGGCCTAAGATGCACAGTAAGTGGTACCTACAGCTTTGGCAGACTTCTAAATTTGTGTGGAAAACCACAAATTGTAGGTGGCCCTagcaagcttctttttttttctttaaagaaaaaaaggctttgTGGGGGGAAAGGCTACAGCTTCCATTTTATTCTCAGTTATGAATGATAACACATTTAGGCTAATTTAGTTTAGTAATCCATGTACATCTAAGATTTGTAAATTGTAACCAAAGATTCATATCAACGGGTCAAGCTAGTACAAAAACTATactaaaaaagaaacaacagtAATACAACATGTAATTCCCCAGAGACTACTCCAGAAACTCACCCTGAATGGGAAGCGAAGGGGTCTGTGGTAAGGCTGGAATCCAACTGGCCCCCCTTGCTGCAGAATGGCCTGATGGGCTGCATGCAGCCCCTCGCCAGCTGGGGCAgggttgttattgttgttatggTGACCAGGAGGAgggttgttattgttgttgttcacAGGCTGGTTGGCATCATTGTCCTCCTGCTCCCCGAGGAGGTAGGAGTGGAGGTCTCTGTGGAGGGTCAAGATGTGTTTGGTTAGAGACAAATCAGGGGCTTAGTAAGAAAATGTGTggggaaaaaatgaaaactagAATACGTAAAAGTGCATTATTCAAACTTATTGACTTACAGTAAATATCCAGCACTGACTGTCCAGGCCCTGACCAGGCCTTTGAGCCACTGGCGAGTGTGTCCCTGCTCCAATAGAGCTGGCAGCACAACCTGCAGTAATAATAGCTCCAAAGACAGCTCGCTGACTGGGGCATCACTGAGGGGTACGAGGTGGACAGGGTCAGAAGAAGCCATTTCAACAGGGCATATACCACATGGTTACACTGAGCAGTTCTTGTGCTCAAGACTTCTGTTTTCCGTTGTTTCTTACAGCATGTACTCAAATGGGCAAGTCACTGTTACTGGCAACGCAGTCAGTATTTCCTCTTTTGTTAGATATACTGTGGTAAGATGTTACGGCTATCTGGCCTGAGGAGGAAGTAGTTCTTACACACCATTTCAGAGAGACAAAGCAGCAGCTTTCACACAGTTTATTGCTAAGTGACTTATAATTTTGTTAATGCCTGCTGGTTACCTGTAGAGCATGACGTTGTATGGGAGGAAGGTGGGCAGCAGCAGTTTGATCAGCCTGATGGGCAGCCACAGCATGAGCAACACGATAGAGCCGAACACAACCACGGACAGGATGAACCGCCGCAGGTGTCTGTAGATGGGCAGGTGAATCATCTCCTGCACCGGGTTAAAATCTGGGTCATTGAGGTTTCTCAGAAACCACAGCACTCCCGGCCTCAGCACCTGATGGACATACAACCATAAACGTTAGGgttagatttgtttttaatcataAAAATGAACCTACAGTAAACTGACTTAGGaaaaagctaacgttactgtcgtCAGGATCTTACCTCTCTCAGGAGGAGGATGAAAGAAGCAAAGTAGAAGACATAGACCATTCCCACAAGCCAGTGCAGGAACATGGTGGTACCAGGGGCTGATTTAAAACTCAACTCTCTGTCTTTCAGGGAGGCATCAAACATCTCCTGCAGGAAGTAACAATGTTAAATAAAGAGAGCATTTACACTGAGTCAAATTCAGTGTTGATGCATCCTAATTACTTGTCTTTGCTAAATGAATGCACAGATGGCTAGAATATAAAATGTGCTATGAATAACATTTGCACATGGCATATGCTTAACAGATTAAAATTAGACAAAGCTCAATTAGTTTCTGAGAGTGCATGCAGGATGAAGGATTCCTCCACTGCTGTTCCATTTCCCATATTGGCATTGTTCATGTATGTACGCGTTGTTGTGTCCATTTACCTTTAAATAGGATGCATATTTTAGATGTCCTATATGTTACATATTTATTACAACTTCTAAAATCAGCATCATAGCAGACTCCAAGACAGtttcttttctgtgttcatATACATGAAAGAACTGTGTGATCAACAGCATCTGCTTCTGTCTTAGCCCTGTTCAAAGCCACTTGCTGCACTGGCTATTTGACAGATGCCTCTACAGGGTAGAGAACACCACTCTCACTTTAGCAAATTTGGTTGTAAGCATTCTCATAGGGAAGAGAGGTCATTTCAGGAAATTAGACTAGCTGTCACTGACACAGGTAGAAAACATGGATACCATTTCAGAAAAGCATTTATCACTCTAAAATATGGTAATGTTTCTGTAACTACATCAGTCAAGGATGAGAAATACAATTAACCTTCCTATGACTGTGATACCAATTAGTCTTAACATTACAccagttaaataaataatgcagaCAAGTGTGATGAGATGGGGCTTCCAAAAACAAGAGTGAGATCATTTAACAGAGTAAGACAGACACACTGAAAGTCAGAACAACAAGGAGAGCAATAGAGTCTTACTAAAGAGCAGATGTCAAGCCACCAGCCACAGATGAGTGGAAAAACACCAATCTCCACAACAACCAGCAGAGAGACCTGCAATGGAAGCAgatgtgtgtctcagtgtcagTACTTTACactaaatgtaaatacattaaacacTTAAAACCTCTACAAAGGGAGTTGAAATACACTAATGTGACACTTTCTTCTAATGCAGTCATTTTTAAATGGCCACCTCAAGCCTGACtatttattatgattattcTTAGTTCATACTGTATTCAATGATTGCCAACCTTCCGTTTATGAGTTTGATAGCAACAAAGAAAAACCTCAGATTCTGTGTTATGTTCAGGTAGTAAATCTCAGTAAGTAAACACTTGAAAAATGCACTTAGAGGCGTTACCTTGACAACAATGTAGCAGACTCCCAGGAGACGTCGGGAGCGCTGGAACCTGACCAGAGCAGCCAGTCCCTGAGACAGCCATTAAGGGGCCAACATTGCTCACACATTTACAGCGGCACAAAACTAACACAAGAAATGTTACATGTATCGTCTTGTCCTCGTTGTACATTTCAGTACGGCGCTAGACGGAAGGATACATGACAGAGGATGAGCGTCATGGCCAGCAGTATGTAGCCCACAATGGTTGTGATTAAGCCCTCAAAGTGCGAGGCTTGGACCTAAAGAGAAGCGCATTCAAGTAATTAATCACTGTTCAAGAGACACAACATTGCATAATAATACTGAGTTGATGAAAGCAGTTTCTTACATATTCCTCGAAGCCAAGACCCACGACAGAGAAGTGCCCAATGTGGTAGGGACAAAATgctgaatgagaaaaaaaaataatataaacatattGGCATATAAACTAGGAACGACAAATTGATCAACCTGCACCATTGCTATAAGTACATAATATGTCTGAGATACTGGTATGACAAGGATTTCAGTTTTGcttagtttttcttttgtatgttggaggaccacaatggaaataagcaCTTGAGGCTTTACGGTGTTTTAGTCCTTGATAAATCCAACTATTGCTGTGCCAAGTTATTCTGTACTTTTAATCattacaataaatcaattaaactGTATGTTTATAATAAAACCTTGTTTTAGTCTACTCACCAAAGACCAGGATGAAGAGTGTGTTGAGAGACACTACCCAAAAAACATGCTCCTACAAGACAAAAGTCACAAGAGTCCAAGTATGATTTTTAACTTACAAACTCATCATAGGAGAAGTACGGATATGAAGACTTACCAGAAATACCAGTGAACCATCCAGGCCAAGCATCTAAAAAGGTAATGGAAAGATTTTAAGCTCCATGATGTATAACCTTAATAGAAAAACCTGATCGATTTCTGCAAATGGTGTACTAGGACAACGGGGGTGTTTGGAGATCAGTGATGTCATGCAGAGTTACCCTTTCCCATGTGAGCTCCTCCGCCGCTCTGTCCCACTCCAAAGCATTCCAATTCATGTCATCTACAGAGAAACATATTCACTTTTAATACAATGACAAATAATACATCCACAACAGTCAGCAACTTAAAAATAATTGTCAATATAAATTCCATATGTATCTTCCTGCTTGGTAGATATGGCCACAACGTTACAGTGCCCCAAATGGAGACAGGACACTGTTATTGTGTTTGTCTGGTCAAATGTTTTTGAGTTGGCTTTTAGCAAAAACCCAGAAAACTTATACTTAAGAATGCTGTtatgattacattattaatacTGTTCTGGGAAACAACCTATTATGAGGGTTTTTCACTTCATTTATTTAGCTGTGGTGACACCCCACAGCGACAATAATCTATAATACAATCAGAATTCATTATAACCCACTTTTGCCTAGCTGCTGCACAGTCAGTCCATTAACCACtgcaaagcaaaacaaataagTGGAATATGAGTGCTATGGGTAGCATCGTTATATCGTTCTCAAATTAATTGTATGCTCTAATGCGAGTGGTACTGTTTGTTCTAGTGTTTCTCAGTGTTTAGGAGTGAATTTCCATAAATCCTGTAGTTTCCTGTTGTAAAAAAAGATGTTGCTTCAACAAAGGTCTTGTTTGTTGGCTTTCCTAGAGACAAAGCATTTTGGAAACACTTTATTCATGACAATCTACTCCGTTTCATTTGTGCATGAACTGCACCACTTTTGGTGTTTTGTGATGTTATGCAAAATACATTTGGTAAGGTAAGGCATTCCAGCACAACACATCTGACCAAGCAGAACACAATGTGAACAGACATCGACAGGCAGGGCCCCATTCTTGAACATAATCACTGAGTTTGTTTAGGCTAATACATGTCTTAAAATGAATGCTATTTATATACTGATGACAGCAATGTAATAGCCTGACAACTCTTCAGTAATGACCAAAATTACAACTACATctgccagaaaaagaaaaactttaacCAGAAACACTGATTGTGATTAATTTTCTTATCTCCAACCTTGTGCTCCATTGTTGGGATCTGCATCTTCAGCTGCTgctccctcctcttcttccagcTCCGGGTTATCACCCTGGTCTGGGGGCACATCAGGGGGCTCAGGCTCTGCTTCATTCTGGGCTGGTGGATCAGCAGGGGCTGGCTGGGCTGCAGGGGGCTCATCAGCTGCTCCCTGGCCTGCAGCTTGTGCCTGAGGGTGAGGGGAAAGGATGCATGGCTTTAATATAGGGAGATGACAGTAAAGGTGACTTTTGTTTATGCACGTGGTTAAGATTGCATGTACAAGTATGTATGTCAGGGAAGAAATGACTTGGCCTTATTGGCAATCAGTCAAGCAAAGTACCTCATTGGCTTGTCCGGCTGCATTAGGTGGTGGCTGGTGCTGCTCTAACCAATGGGGAGCACCACCATGGACTATCTGTTCTCTGAGCCACACCAGGCTGATAAATGCACACAGCGTGCAGGTGACCACAAAGCAGCCCTGTAGACAATCTGCAAGCAGGTTCTCTCTGTAGGAGCACAAAGATTAgcattcatacacacatacagttcaAAATCACTGAAATAGACCTTTAAAAAGTAAGCTATATGGAAATGAAGAGAATAACATGTAAAAGTGACTAGCTTTATCTTAAGTAATGTGTAGTAGGAGAATACTGGTATTATCACTCACGTAGAGAGCATGTCCAGCGGCAGTGTCAAAAGTGAGCTCACAGAGCCGGTAAACAGACACTTGTAGATGCGACCTGAGACCAGATAAATACATTAGGGTCAGTTTGcacatatttatttcattttaaaatgctgcattgtaacaatgtatacaatatgTGAGAATTAAATAGATTTAgccaacattttttacattatgaGTGATTTACATACCTTCGAACATGCACAGCATTGCCTGTTATGTAATGGTACtaaagagatatatatatatatatatatatatatatatatatatatatatatatatatatatatatatttcaaaccTATGAAACATATTGATCAGCTAAAATCAAATATCCCTTATTGCTTCGAAGAACCAATATATAAAGATATTAAAACTATTAAACAACTGAAACGAGTTGTAAGAAAAGGTGTAATGCAGTATTAAGGAGGAGATCACTGTCCCCTTGAATACACATGTTTATctgtgcatttgtgtctgtgtgtgtactacTTACATGCAGTGAGAGGAACCACCCCGAGCCATGCGAAGGCCACCAGTGTGTAATGAAACCAGTAACGGATGGCCGTGCCCACACTGGTCAGCAGGCCGGCACAGATGTCCTGGATGGGCAGACGTGAGGGCATGTCTGGGGAGTAGACTGAAGTGGAAAGAGCGAAAGAGTGAACTAGAgacatttaaattatatttcatGTTTGATAATGTTCTAAATATTATTCaattttgtgtttaaaatgtactttcaataaattaatgaCCACATGTAAAAATGACTATTGCCCCATCTGGAAGGCTTATTGAGGAAACCTGAGGTGGTTTAATATATTAAAGTGGCATCAATGCCAAAAGTACATACTTGGTGTGAAAGCAAATCTGTGCTTGCATAATTCACAGTACTCCTTTCTGCTGTGCTTTAGCCACTGGACCAAACTGTAAAGCAACATTCAGACAGTCAAAATTAGTACACACAAATCAACCACCTAAAAGATAGGATGCTTGAGAatgattgtgtttttattacatCCTTTTGCATGTGTAATTTTGGGGAGAGATATCGGCAACAAGAAGATTACACATCAATAGAGACCTACTGCATGggttaaatcaataaaaagaaatcctcctttaaaatccttaaaaaaaaaatttgcgtGTGTATGGTCACATAACTTGAAATTTCAAGAGTTCTGATTTCAATAGATTTGATTGGTCCCTCCCTATTTTGGACATTTTCACTCTCCCAAATGGTCTATTCACAAAGCCTCAGAATTAACAAGATCCAAATACACACTGTCACTAGAAACAACTCATGTGTTACAGATTTAAACCACAGTCTGGGGATGTTAACATAGTTAGACAAAAGTATATAGTGTTGATCTGACAAAATCTCTTCTACACAAAGGATGTGATGTGATGAAGACGGATGCTCAACTGTCCTGATCTCTCTAGGATCTCTGGATCCAACAGACACTGATTATAATTCAGTCATGGTAAAACACTCACTCTCTGattaacaacaaacaaaaaaggttgTCTATTATGGCAACCCATAATAACACCACCCCAGCTCGTGACATAGGTTAGACTCTGGGATTAACAACTGGGTTATGTTAGGGAGGCATTACACCAGCTGACTCCAACACATATAACAGCATTAAAGGCCTGTGTCATTAGACCTACACACAACAGGGTTATACTTGAAGTGCTCACATTatgcatttttttcctttcctttattttgttatatatcttttttgtgcatgtaataggtttacaaagtgaaaaagcccaaagtccaccccaaagggacttaccatctccaacagaaaacactgttcacaaactcctccaaacagctctattgtagtccagcctttacttcagagacaaacatgcgtcactttgtaacacgttataatgctcgcctagctgctagcatggcacgccctcatactctgcttctgactggctggtagtgctgacctaggtactgcgcatgtgcgactcccaacaaagatcaCTCACTCACTCGGTAGcgaaaacggagagctcaacacacagggtgaaaagaggagctgcagcaatgtgcagtacaaaaaatatgttgttttttttgtttttgtttttttaaattaaaccactgtgtaaacctattctgatataacctctaaatacaattatcaacctgaaaatgagcataatatgagcactttaagttccAAATCAATTACAAATACATCACTAGTCACTAAGTCACAAGGTTTGACGTACCCTAACCATGCAAGAGAGTGATCCCCCATGACAGACCATATTTATTCCTTGCTAGTTTGTAACAGTTGGGCTTTCTGTAGGAAACCAGCCATATGATCTAGTTGATCAGCTCAAAATCAACACATTGTAACACATATTCTGGTATACATCTGTAAAGTGATTCATATGTAAAATCTGAAAGCTGAAATTCCCTGATTTACCCAAAGAATTATGAATCTATACTAATCCAGACCAGCAGTCTATAGTACATAAACTGTGCCTGCTACCTGGGAGTTGCTGGGGCTGTGTCTGTATTTGATATTTATTTAGTAAGCaaccaaaaggaaaaaagataTAACTAAGGTCAGCTACAACCAGCATGTACCCAGCACAACTACACAACAGACTATTATTCTAAACTTTGAAGGGGCGGATGCAAACTAATATTGATACAGACTGAGGTTTAACAATTACCACAGAACAATCCAGGCCTGGCCTTTGATTGTGCCTGGGGATTTCCATGCACCTGACCCTCTTGTAACCAGGGATGCTcacacacaggacagatgaGAACACAGCACAAGCTCCAAAATACCTGCATAGGCTGGTCTTGTTTGCGCCATGCAAATACCAAACATAGGGACAGTAATCTGGGACACTAATCTGGGACACTATGCAACCTGGATGTGACAGAGGATGAACCTGTTCTGCATCCTTTCATGATTCTTTACATTTTGCTATCAGGTCACCACTATAGGAATAATTATCAGGCAAAACTTATGCACCAAGTTATCCAATTACTTAGCAACCACCCTGAAGTATAACAAATCACCATActgtattcattttaatatagtgtgtttgagtgtgtgagagtgtgtttgagtgtgagagagtgtgtgtgtgtgtgtgtgtgtgtgtgtgtgtgtgtgtacaaattaCAGCTGAGCCAAACACACTTACCATTCCTGGTGGATAAACTTGATACTGCCAGTGCAGACACACGGGTGGTACAAGGGTTTGTCCGGGGTCCCCTCAGAGCGGCACACACGACAAATGTCCGCTGcaaacacgcaaacacacacacacacacacacacacacacacacacacacacacacacaaacaaacaacataaacatgtgGGTTAGTATAATAGTAGGTGGATTGGGGTACGTTAATAGACAGGGGTCTTTTGGAATGAAGATTCAAATGGTAGATAAGCAAGATACATAAGTGAGTTACACTCACTCCATCTAGCTACATCGGGAGACGTTACATTGCTGCTTCACCTTATGCTCTCATATTGAGCTCGGTTGCATTAAAACAACATTGAGCAGGCATCTCTATTTTTCCTAAAATTAACCTCACAATACATTAACTGACAGCTATCCTATTCAGCTAACTTAACCACTAGCAGGCCATCTCAGCAGCAGGTTCGCGGTGGTGCACTTACGAAGCTAACGCTAGTTAACCAGCTGAGAAAGCGATGCCCTTATTTCGTTTTTTTAGTTATTTACCTTCTTCGGCAGTATCCATGATGTTCGCTTAGCACCGGTCACCGTTTCTTCCAGGAGTAACTTGTACAGCGAACCCATCCACGACACAGACAATGTCgtttagctagctaaattaagCTAACAGGACGAGCGTATCCTTATTTGTCGGATGCATTGACAATCATAAAATGGTTTCCCCACAGACTGGCCACCAGTACTTGCTTCGTTGTGTCCTTTGACATCCAGTGTGTTTTCGCCGCTGaacacaatgttttattttgacggtgtatttttaatgtaaaacaataaaagttgcatcctccgtgtTGCTGAAATGAGTATAAACCTGGGAGACAAATGGCTAGCTAAACTGGCTAACGCATGCGCTAACGTCACTACTAGCTCCTGTCACAACATGTGTCACAACTGTTTTACTTTGCCACAGCGGCTGAAGATTTACGGCAGGGAAACAACCATCACGTGGTtattagcattaacgttagatTAATATTTCATGTATTTCAATTTAGCACCGGAGACTTCTAAACACAATAAGATGTGTGTCTACATTGGAGTATTCTCTTTTACTTTCTGATATTTCCTAAAAATGGGATATCAAATATCTATCCATGTTGAACAGCGACATCTGGATGTTACTTGAACCAACAACTTTTATATAACATTAGACTTGCACCCCCAGCCATTTCTGCGTAGACAATAGAGGTCGTGAATGTATAATAAGACCGAAGTTTGCATAGCTAGCTAGGTCTAATAAGGTCTATCTGTGAGAAATGCTTAGCCTACATTTGGTTTGGGTATTGTATTACTACAATTAACCTATTTTATAATGCCAATCGTCAAATGATCGCCTTATGATCTCCTTAATTACTTTCaagtttatttattacattttgcattaaaactgtccactatttacattttaaacgcAACGGGATTCACGTATTCAGCAGGCTCTTCATTCTCAATTAAATGTTAGTTAATTTAGTTTACTTAATTTACTTAAACCCAAACATCACCTTTTTCTCTTAACCCTAACTATTTAAACATAACCGATTGTATTTACTGATTTTTGTGAATTAAGATAACATAGGCTA is part of the Sander vitreus isolate 19-12246 chromosome 22, sanVit1, whole genome shotgun sequence genome and encodes:
- the LOC144536947 gene encoding E3 ubiquitin-protein ligase MARCHF6-like isoform X1, with the translated sequence MDTAEEADICRVCRSEGTPDKPLYHPCVCTGSIKFIHQECLVQWLKHSRKEYCELCKHRFAFTPIYSPDMPSRLPIQDICAGLLTSVGTAIRYWFHYTLVAFAWLGVVPLTACRIYKCLFTGSVSSLLTLPLDMLSTENLLADCLQGCFVVTCTLCAFISLVWLREQIVHGGAPHWLEQHQPPPNAAGQANEAQAAGQGAADEPPAAQPAPADPPAQNEAEPEPPDVPPDQGDNPELEEEEGAAAEDADPNNGAQDDMNWNALEWDRAAEELTWERMLGLDGSLVFLEHVFWVVSLNTLFILVFAFCPYHIGHFSVVGLGFEEYVQASHFEGLITTIVGYILLAMTLILCHGLAALVRFQRSRRLLGVCYIVVKVSLLVVVEIGVFPLICGWWLDICSLEMFDASLKDRELSFKSAPGTTMFLHWLVGMVYVFYFASFILLLREVLRPGVLWFLRNLNDPDFNPVQEMIHLPIYRHLRRFILSVVVFGSIVLLMLWLPIRLIKLLLPTFLPYNVMLYSDAPVSELSLELLLLQVVLPALLEQGHTRQWLKGLVRAWTVSAGYLLDLHSYLLGEQEDNDANQPVNNNNNNPPPGHHNNNNNPAPAGEGLHAAHQAILQQGGPVGFQPYHRPLRFPFRIVLLIAFMCITLLVASLVCLTLPVFTGRWLMSFWTGSSKIHELYTAACGLYVCWLSIRGVTVLLAWMPQGRTVIAHKVQEWTLMFVQILKTLVVALLVAGVIPLLLGLLFELVIVAPLRVPLDQTPLFYPWQDWALGVLHAKIIAAITLMGPQWWLKTVIEQVYANGIRNIDLQFIIRKLAAPVISVLLLSLCVPYVIAAGVVPAVGVTPEMEILMQRRIYPFLLMVVSLIGILSFQIRQFKRLYEHIKNDKYLVGQRLVNYERKAARASSVPPPNPVAE
- the LOC144536947 gene encoding E3 ubiquitin-protein ligase MARCHF6-like isoform X2, producing MDTAEEADICRVCRSEGTPDKPLYHPCVCTGSIKFIHQECLVQWLKHSRKEYCELCKHRFAFTPIYSPDMPSRLPIQDICAGLLTSVGTAIRYWFHYTLVAFAWLGVVPLTACRIYKCLFTGSVSSLLTLPLDMLSTENLLADCLQGCFVVTCTLCAFISLVWLREQIVHGGAPHWLEQHQPPPNAAGQANEAQAAGQGAADEPPAAQPAPADPPAQNEAEPEPPDVPPDQGDNPELEEEEGAAAEDADPNNGAQDDMNWNALEWDRAAEELTWERMLGLDGSLVFLEHVFWVVSLNTLFILVFAFCPYHIGHFSVVGLGFEEYVQASHFEGLITTIVGYILLAMTLILCHGLAALVRFQRSRRLLGVCYIVVKVSLLVVVEIGVFPLICGWWLDICSLEMFDASLKDRELSFKSAPGTTMFLHWLVGMVYVFYFASFILLLREVLRPGVLWFLRNLNDPDFNPVQEMIHLPIYRHLRRFILSVVVFGSIVLLMLWLPIRLIKLLLPTFLPYNVMLYSDAPVSELSLELLLLQVVLPALLEQGHTRQWLKGLVRAWTVSAGYLLDLHSYLLGEQEDNDANQPVNNNNNNPPPGHHNNNNNPAPAGEGLHAAHQAILQQGGPVGFQPYHRPLRFPFRIVLLIAFMCITLLVASLVCLTLPVFTGRWLMSFWTGSSKIHELYTAACGLYVCWLSIRGVTVLLAWMPQGRTVIAHKVQEWTLMILKTLVVALLVAGVIPLLLGLLFELVIVAPLRVPLDQTPLFYPWQDWALGVLHAKIIAAITLMGPQWWLKTVIEQVYANGIRNIDLQFIIRKLAAPVISVLLLSLCVPYVIAAGVVPAVGVTPEMEILMQRRIYPFLLMVVSLIGILSFQIRQFKRLYEHIKNDKYLVGQRLVNYERKAARASSVPPPNPVAE